TCACGACCGATACGACCGGGATCCCAAGACCTAAACTCTTGAGCACTTTTTCCGCGCGGTTCTTTTGTGGCTTGCCACCATCAATGACGATCAGGCGCGGGTATGTCCACTCGGGGTGCGCGAATCGGCGTTCCAACACTTCAGCCAAGCTTGCGGTGTCGTTAGCACCCGCCACGGTCTTTATCTTAAATTTTCTGTATTCGCTTTTGTCGGGTTCTCCATCTGAAACCACCGTCATTACACCCACCAGATACTTTCCGCTGATGTGAGCAACATCATATGCTTCTATACGCATCGCGAAGGACGATCCTTTGTTGACCTCTCTTTTGAGAAGCGCGACATCTTGAATATGCTGAAGAGCAAAAAGGGTCTTTTTTGCATTGTGCGCTTTTTCAAATTCCTGTTTTTTTGCATATGCCTTCATCTCACGCAGGAGCTTCTTTATCAATGCGGATTTTTTGCCTTCCAGAAAGAGAGCGAGATTCGTGATCGTCTTTCGGTATGCCTCCTTTGACACTTCTCCCATGCAAACCCCGGGACAGAGCCCTATCTGCCGATTAAAGCACGGCTTTCTACTCCCGGGGATACACGTATCCCGAAACGGAAAG
The window above is part of the Patescibacteria group bacterium genome. Proteins encoded here:
- a CDS encoding GIY-YIG nuclease family protein translates to MKYQDITKKKLPDAPGVYFFRSPRKKILYIGKATSLRNRVKSYFTNGVHASRGLQIAKMVADADSVHVIRTDSVLEALILEAHLIKKHQPKYNTKEKDDKSFNYILITDEDFPRVLLVRGRELFAEKLAGKKVPKARYVAGPFPQGAVLWEAMKIIRKIFPFRDTCIPGSRKPCFNRQIGLCPGVCMGEVSKEAYRKTITNLALFLEGKKSALIKKLLREMKAYAKKQEFEKAHNAKKTLFALQHIQDVALLKREVNKGSSFAMRIEAYDVAHISGKYLVGVMTVVSDGEPDKSEYRKFKIKTVAGANDTASLAEVLERRFAHPEWTYPRLIVIDGGKPQKNRAEKVLKSLGLGIPVVSVV